A genomic segment from Lignipirellula cremea encodes:
- a CDS encoding tellurite resistance TerB family protein: MSLNELEKEIVADGVVDADEVARIRGVLFDDGQIDRAEADFLFNVNDAVSGAANAASWQTLFVEAITSHLLNDAESPGAIDDDEAAWLIQRIEGDGQYDACEKALMQEVSRKATSMPASLKSLLEKACS; the protein is encoded by the coding sequence ATGAGTTTGAACGAACTGGAAAAAGAGATTGTCGCCGACGGCGTGGTCGATGCAGACGAAGTGGCCCGGATCCGGGGCGTGCTGTTCGACGACGGCCAGATCGATCGGGCCGAGGCCGACTTTCTGTTCAACGTCAACGACGCAGTGTCGGGCGCTGCGAACGCTGCCTCCTGGCAAACCCTGTTTGTCGAGGCGATCACCAGCCACCTGCTGAACGACGCCGAGTCGCCCGGAGCCATCGACGACGACGAAGCCGCCTGGCTGATCCAACGGATCGAAGGCGACGGCCAGTACGACGCCTGCGAGAAAGCCCTGATGCAGGAAGTCTCCCGGAAAGCCACATCAATGCCGGCCAGCCTGAAGAGCCTGCTTGAAAAGGCCTGCAGCTAA